A single region of the Chrysoperla carnea chromosome 5, inChrCarn1.1, whole genome shotgun sequence genome encodes:
- the LOC123299950 gene encoding zinc finger protein 271-like isoform X2: MANNSFHDINNSNPINKQLFMDKKNTEVEKPINTKLIIIKDEMLEDSDTVKIQDGRVKNEIIDLEDNNSVTMNGILSSNSAMVDGSIKLEDDSNSSSVAMEKILSNSSEKDPELIIKDESVLEPPLQVHTGERIYVCYFCNQTFNQQMSLIKHKLIEHGEEPSICDICNKTFTNRSHLNRHKKLHIEPKTFICNICNKEFSDRPSLVTHKRTHPEGEKPFLCDICSKAFSHKSSLVEHKRIHREKPFSCNICNKVISNRNSLIRHKRMHTGEKPFLCDVCSKAFTDRNDLVRHTRIHTGEKPFSCDICHKAFKKNGNLTTHKRLHSEEGHEKPFSCHVCNKAFKKNSDLVTHQRIHTGEKPFSCDVCNKSFNRRSNLVRHKQMHTQEKSLFLMPRSD, from the exons atggcaaataattcatttcatgATATAAACAACAGTAACcctataaataaacaattgttcATGGATAAGAAAAATACTGAAGTTGAAAAACccataaatacaaaattgattattattaaagacgAAATGTTAGAAGACAGTGACACCGTTAAAATCCAAGATGGACgagtgaaaaatgaaataattgaccTAGAAGATAACAATAGTGTTACCATGAATGGAATACTATCCAGCAACAGTGCTATGGTAGATGGAAGTATTAAACTCGAAGACGACAGCAATAGTAGTAGTGTTGCAATGGAAAAAATACTATCGAATAGTAGTGAAAAAGACccagaattaattattaaagatgaaagTGTTTTAGAACCACCGTTACAGGTACATACCGGTGAAAGAATATATGTGTGTTATTTTTGTAATCAAACATTTAATCAGCAAATGAgcttaattaaacataaattgattGAGCATGGAGAAGAACCATCGatttgtgatatttgtaataaaacatttacaaatcGAAGTCATCTAAATCGACATAAAAAACTTCACATTGaaccaaaaacatttatttgtaatatttgtaacaaaGAATTTAGTGATAGACCTAGTTTAGTTACCCATAAACGGACTCATCCCGaaggtgaaaaaccatttttatgtgaCATTTGTAGTAAAGCATTTAGCCATAAATCCAGTTTAGttgaacataaacgaattcacagagaaaaaccattttcatgtaatatttgtaataaagtaaTTTCGAATCGAAATAGTTTAATTCGACATAAACGAATGCATACcggggaaaaaccatttttatgtgaTGTTTGTAGTAAAGCATTTACCGATCGAAATGATTTAGTTAGACATACTAGAATTCATACGGGAGAAAAA ccattttcttgtgatatATGTCacaaagcatttaaaaaaaatggtaatttaacgACTCATAAACGTCTTCATAGTGAAGAAGGtcatgaaaaaccattttcttgtcatgtttgtaataaagcatttaaaaaaaatagtgactTAGTTACACATCAACGTATTCATACTGGAGAGAAACCGTT
- the LOC123299950 gene encoding zinc finger protein 501-like isoform X1, translated as MANNSFHDINNSNPINKQLFMDKKNTEVEKPINTKLIIIKDEMLEDSDTVKIQDGRVKNEIIDLEDNNSVTMNGILSSNSAMVDGSIKLEDDSNSSSVAMEKILSNSSEKDPELIIKDESVLEPPLQVHTGERIYVCYFCNQTFNQQMSLIKHKLIEHGEEPSICDICNKTFTNRSHLNRHKKLHIEPKTFICNICNKEFSDRPSLVTHKRTHPEGEKPFLCDICSKAFSHKSSLVEHKRIHREKPFSCNICNKVISNRNSLIRHKRMHTGEKPFLCDVCSKAFTDRNDLVRHTRIHTGEKPYSCNICNKAFSDSSRLGKHKWVHTGEKPFSCDICHKAFKKNGNLTTHKRLHSEEGHEKPFSCHVCNKAFKKNSDLVTHQRIHTGEKPFSCDVCNKSFNRRSNLVRHKQMHTQEKSLFLMPRSD; from the coding sequence atggcaaataattcatttcatgATATAAACAACAGTAACcctataaataaacaattgttcATGGATAAGAAAAATACTGAAGTTGAAAAACccataaatacaaaattgattattattaaagacgAAATGTTAGAAGACAGTGACACCGTTAAAATCCAAGATGGACgagtgaaaaatgaaataattgaccTAGAAGATAACAATAGTGTTACCATGAATGGAATACTATCCAGCAACAGTGCTATGGTAGATGGAAGTATTAAACTCGAAGACGACAGCAATAGTAGTAGTGTTGCAATGGAAAAAATACTATCGAATAGTAGTGAAAAAGACccagaattaattattaaagatgaaagTGTTTTAGAACCACCGTTACAGGTACATACCGGTGAAAGAATATATGTGTGTTATTTTTGTAATCAAACATTTAATCAGCAAATGAgcttaattaaacataaattgattGAGCATGGAGAAGAACCATCGatttgtgatatttgtaataaaacatttacaaatcGAAGTCATCTAAATCGACATAAAAAACTTCACATTGaaccaaaaacatttatttgtaatatttgtaacaaaGAATTTAGTGATAGACCTAGTTTAGTTACCCATAAACGGACTCATCCCGaaggtgaaaaaccatttttatgtgaCATTTGTAGTAAAGCATTTAGCCATAAATCCAGTTTAGttgaacataaacgaattcacagagaaaaaccattttcatgtaatatttgtaataaagtaaTTTCGAATCGAAATAGTTTAATTCGACATAAACGAATGCATACcggggaaaaaccatttttatgtgaTGTTTGTAGTAAAGCATTTACCGATCGAAATGATTTAGTTAGACATACTAGAATTCATACGGGAGAAAAACCATATTCttgtaatatatgtaataaagcATTTAGTGATTCATCCAGATTAGGTAAACATAAATGGGTTCATacgggagaaaaaccattttcttgtgatatATGTCacaaagcatttaaaaaaaatggtaatttaacgACTCATAAACGTCTTCATAGTGAAGAAGGtcatgaaaaaccattttcttgtcatgtttgtaataaagcatttaaaaaaaatagtgactTAGTTACACATCAACGTATTCATACTGGAGAGAAACCGTT